Proteins encoded in a region of the Antedon mediterranea chromosome 2, ecAntMedi1.1, whole genome shotgun sequence genome:
- the LOC140039636 gene encoding RYamide receptor-like — MDPYEDIDCSLIFNGSAYEAEYLVYSTGDKVNIMFIMPIFLLVGLAGNGTFLFVTMKVPNIQTATNGYLVNLAIADILFLIFAITEKIVCLIASPLERDKSVLGIGGTVISEMAINLSYFASLFFITLVTVERYYAVCTPHARQDTNKTSTIKIIIAWIIAGILASTLLGSVLDKNIVCIVWPDEYNYLPPYITKYHFLKPWMSIYANFLQGFLFIILFVVNTVLYFRIVYTLGDRLQLNREDYACLKRDKNMKLRNQITRTVIINGCAFFFCLAPYEFTSIFYAISEINNHEILDGPQRKRLQFVVRGLVYTNAIVNPIIYVCTSPRYREAFITTVLGRRNQGDLANANSSITQQTQGGSMRIKRTPPQQTTQETTC; from the coding sequence ATGGATCCGTACGAAGATATCGATTGTTCCTTAATATTCAATGGCTCAGCATACGAAGCCGAGTATTTAGTGTACTCGACAGGCGATAAGGTTAacattatgtttattatgcCAATTTTTCTGCTCGTCGGTTTGGCGGGAAACGGTACATTCTTGTTTGTTACAATGAAAGTTCCAAACATCCAGACGGCAACAAATGGATATCTAGTAAATCTTGCCATTGCAGATATTCTGTTTCTGATTTTTGCGATCACCGAAAAGATTGTGTGCTTGATTGCTTCCCCTCTTGAAAGAGACAAGAGTGTACTCGGTATAGGCGGAACTGTTATCTCAGAGATGGCAATCAATTTGTCGTATTTTGCATCATTATTCTTTATAACACTTGTTACTGTTGAACGTTATTACGCGGTTTGTACGCCACATGCACGACAAGATACAAACAAAACTTCtacaataaaaatcataatAGCCTGGATAATTGCAGGCATATTAGCAAGTACTTTATTAGGCTCTGTTTTGGACAAAAATATCGTTTGCATCGTATGGCCAGacgaatataattatttaccgccgtatataacaaaataccattttttaaaaccgTGGATGTCTATTTATGCAAACTTTCTGCAAGGttttctttttatcattttgtttgtgGTGAACACTGTGTTGTATTTCAGAATAGTATACACGCTTGGAGATCGATTACAACTAAACCGAGAAGATTATGCGTGTCTGAAAAGAGATAAGAACATGAAACTGAGAAATCAAATCACGAGAACTGTGATTATTAACGGATGCGCATTTTTCTTTTGCCTTGCTCCGTATGAATTTACGTCTATATTTTATGCCATATCGGAGATAAACAATCACGAGATTCTTGATGGTCCTCAACGCAAACGTTTGCAGTTTGTAGTGCGTGGTTTGGTGTACACCAACGCTATTGTAAATCCAATAATTTACGTATGTACAAGCCCTAGGTATCGCGAGGCATTCATTACGACCGTATTGGGTAGGAGGAACCAAGGAGACTTGGCTAATGCGAACTCATCAATAACGCAACAAACTCAGGGAGGCAGCATGCGAATAAAGCGAACACCACCACAGCAAACAACACAAGAGACAACGTGCTAA